In a single window of the uncultured Dysgonomonas sp. genome:
- a CDS encoding radical SAM protein, whose translation MSTILFHEIVFGPIHSRRLGSSLGMNLLPYDGKLCSFDCIYCECGYNKDFRTKTKLPDRENVRAALEDKLIRLKGENTSIDVITFAGNGEPTMHPQFAGIIDDTIELRNKYFPKAKISVLSNAMHAGKQKVFDALEKVDNNILKLDSGILETVRLIDRPNSPEYSIEKQKEIFNRFKGNFIMQTMFVTGSHNGKTVDNTTEEEISTWLQVVKETNPREVMIYTIDRETPEKNLEKASVEKLKEIAKRIEELGIKVNVAG comes from the coding sequence ATGTCAACCATCTTATTTCACGAAATTGTATTCGGCCCTATACACAGCCGCCGACTTGGTAGTTCGCTGGGAATGAACCTATTGCCCTACGACGGCAAACTGTGTTCGTTCGACTGTATTTACTGTGAATGCGGATACAATAAAGACTTCAGAACGAAGACAAAACTTCCCGACCGCGAAAATGTAAGAGCGGCATTAGAAGATAAACTGATACGGCTCAAAGGCGAAAATACCTCCATTGATGTCATAACCTTTGCCGGAAACGGGGAGCCGACTATGCATCCCCAATTTGCCGGAATCATTGATGATACGATAGAACTGCGGAACAAATATTTTCCAAAGGCAAAGATCAGCGTATTATCGAATGCGATGCATGCCGGCAAACAGAAAGTCTTCGATGCGCTGGAAAAGGTAGATAATAATATACTTAAACTTGACTCTGGCATATTGGAAACCGTGCGTCTGATAGACCGTCCCAATTCGCCGGAATACAGTATCGAGAAACAAAAGGAGATATTCAATCGCTTCAAGGGCAATTTCATTATGCAAACAATGTTTGTAACGGGTAGCCACAATGGAAAAACCGTGGACAACACCACAGAAGAGGAAATCTCGACATGGTTGCAAGTGGTGAAGGAAACCAACCCGCGTGAAGTAATGATATACACTATCGACAGGGAAACTCCCGAAAAGAATCTCGAGAAAGCGTCTGTGGAGAAATTAAAGGAAATCGCAAAGCGTATCGAAGAATTAGGAATAAAGGTCAATGTTGCAGGTTAA
- a CDS encoding YqaA family protein: protein MLDGFVEYGYIGLFLASFLAATILPFGSEFVFAGLLAMGMNAWGCVIVASVGNWLGGMTNYYLGRLGKIEWIEKYLKVDRGKIEKMQQWLEGKGAIMAFFSFMPIVGDVIALALGYMRANVYIVNVAMFSGKLLRYILIMYGVSWII, encoded by the coding sequence ATGCTTGACGGCTTCGTCGAATATGGCTATATCGGCCTTTTCCTGGCATCTTTTCTGGCGGCAACCATTCTGCCATTCGGGTCGGAATTTGTCTTTGCCGGACTGTTGGCTATGGGGATGAATGCCTGGGGGTGTGTCATTGTAGCTTCGGTAGGCAACTGGCTGGGAGGTATGACCAACTATTACCTCGGTCGTCTGGGAAAAATAGAATGGATAGAAAAATACCTGAAAGTAGACCGGGGCAAGATAGAGAAGATGCAGCAATGGCTGGAGGGTAAAGGCGCGATTATGGCCTTTTTCAGCTTTATGCCCATTGTAGGTGATGTCATCGCGCTAGCTTTGGGATATATGCGGGCAAATGTATATATTGTCAATGTGGCGATGTTCTCTGGTAAATTGCTGCGGTATATATTGATAATGTATGGTGTGAGTTGGATAATATAA